In Brevibacillus brevis, a genomic segment contains:
- a CDS encoding DUF3243 domain-containing protein, which yields MSVLENFRDWKEFLGERVEQAKQAGMESETLENVAYQIGGYLAQQVDPKNDQERLLKQLWDAGDQQQQQALASLMVKLVQNPDSVGRGN from the coding sequence ATGTCGGTTCTTGAAAATTTTCGTGACTGGAAAGAGTTTCTCGGAGAGCGAGTAGAGCAAGCGAAACAGGCGGGCATGGAGAGCGAGACGCTGGAAAACGTCGCGTACCAAATCGGCGGCTATCTGGCACAGCAAGTCGATCCGAAAAATGACCAGGAGCGTTTGCTCAAGCAGCTGTGGGATGCTGGAGACCAGCAGCAACAGCAGGCGTTGGCTTCGCTGATGGTGAAGCTCGTACAAAATCCGGATAGTGTAGGCCGCGGCAATTAG
- the ymfI gene encoding elongation factor P 5-aminopentanone reductase codes for MNERTPWALVTGASGELGQAIASSLAQAGVPLYLHYHMSELKLDGTLQLCQQLGVPALKIQADLRDPGQVAGMFAQFPVAPLLIVNNASIDHVGLFSDVSVAQFDELIAANVRSAFLVSQGALPAMLRERYGRIVNISSIWGITGGSCEVLYSLTKGAVNTFTKALAKELAPNGITVNAVAPGAISGGMMERFSPEEVAMIAEEIPAGRLGHASEVAAVVRFLLTREAGYVTGQIISPNGGWYT; via the coding sequence ATGAATGAAAGAACGCCTTGGGCGTTGGTGACAGGTGCTTCCGGTGAGCTGGGGCAGGCAATCGCCTCGAGTTTGGCTCAAGCGGGGGTTCCGCTTTATTTGCATTACCACATGTCCGAGCTCAAGCTGGATGGCACCTTGCAGCTATGCCAGCAGCTCGGAGTTCCCGCTTTAAAAATTCAGGCAGACCTGAGGGACCCCGGTCAAGTCGCCGGGATGTTTGCTCAGTTTCCGGTCGCTCCGCTGCTGATCGTCAACAACGCCTCCATCGACCACGTCGGATTGTTTTCCGATGTCAGCGTGGCGCAGTTTGACGAGCTGATCGCGGCCAATGTCCGTTCCGCTTTCTTGGTCAGCCAGGGGGCGCTGCCGGCGATGCTTCGGGAGAGGTACGGCCGCATCGTTAATATTTCCTCCATCTGGGGCATCACGGGCGGCTCGTGCGAAGTGCTGTACTCGCTTACCAAAGGAGCTGTCAATACCTTTACCAAAGCGCTGGCAAAAGAGCTGGCTCCGAACGGGATTACGGTAAATGCAGTGGCGCCCGGAGCGATTTCGGGAGGCATGATGGAACGCTTTTCCCCGGAGGAAGTGGCGATGATCGCCGAAGAGATTCCGGCGGGGAGGCTGGGTCACGCTTCAGAGGTGGCAGCTGTCGTCCGTTTCCTCTTGACACGGGAAGCGGGCTATGTCACGGGCCAAATCATCAGCCCGAACGGCGGATGGTACACCTGA